The following coding sequences lie in one Anas acuta chromosome 17, bAnaAcu1.1, whole genome shotgun sequence genomic window:
- the PHETA1 gene encoding sesquipedalian-1 isoform X1, giving the protein MGKRSGRGAMKLNERSLAFYATCDSPADNAGFLYKRGERHTAYHRRWFVLKGNMLFYFEERESREPVGVIVLEGCTVELCDSAEEFAFAIRFGGTKSRTYVLAAESQAAMESWVKSLSRASFDYMRLVVRELEKQLEEMRWGLAAGRPCCRHAPAAWKPQPSGMEQSPERLPALPAVPPKENGCAVWNNTPGTDRLPDATSCEGSDDDTNPRPPPLPPRRRASSGEPGSAGAATTESCSNFCRLHERYGREVARLRQDWLERQRDHQP; this is encoded by the exons atgggaaAACGCTCAG GGCGCGGAGCCATGAAGCTGAACGAGCGGAGCCTGGCGTTTTACGCCACCTGCGACTCGCCCGCCGACAACGCCGGCTTCCTCTACAAGCGGGGCGAGCGGCACACAGCCTACCACCGGCGCTGGTTCGTGCTGAAGGGCAACATGCTCTTCTACTTCGAGGAGCGCGAGAGCCGCGAGCCGGTGGGCGTCATCGTGCTGGAGGGCTGCACGGTGGAGCTCTGCGACTCGGCCGAGGAGTTCGCCTTCGCCATCCGCTTCGGCGGCACCAAATCCCGCACCTACGTGCTGGCGGCCGAGAGCCAGGCTGCCATGGAGTCGTGGGTGAAGTCGCTGTCGCGGGCCAGCTTCGATTACATGCGCCTGGTGGTGcgggagctggagaagcagctggaggagatgcGCTGGGGACTGGCCGCTGGGCGCCCGTGCTGCCGGCACGCTCCTGCTGCCTGGAAGCCGCAGCCCTCGGGGATGGAGCAATCCCCGGAGAGGCTTCCAGCTCTGCCCGCCGTGCCGCCGAAGGAGAATGGCTGCGCGGTGTGGAACAACACTCCAGGCACCGACCGGCTGCCCGATGCCACCAGCTGTGAGGGCAGCGATGATGACACCAACCCGCGGCCACCGCCGTTGCCACCGCGCAGGCGGGCGTCCAGCGGCGAgccgggcagcgccggggcTGCCACAACCGAGAGCTGCTCCAATTTCTGCCGGCTCCACGAGCGGTACGGCCGGGAGGTGGCCCGGCTGCGGCAGGACTGGCTGGAGAGGCAGCGCGACCACCAGCCCTGA
- the PHETA1 gene encoding sesquipedalian-1 isoform X2, whose protein sequence is MKLNERSLAFYATCDSPADNAGFLYKRGERHTAYHRRWFVLKGNMLFYFEERESREPVGVIVLEGCTVELCDSAEEFAFAIRFGGTKSRTYVLAAESQAAMESWVKSLSRASFDYMRLVVRELEKQLEEMRWGLAAGRPCCRHAPAAWKPQPSGMEQSPERLPALPAVPPKENGCAVWNNTPGTDRLPDATSCEGSDDDTNPRPPPLPPRRRASSGEPGSAGAATTESCSNFCRLHERYGREVARLRQDWLERQRDHQP, encoded by the coding sequence ATGAAGCTGAACGAGCGGAGCCTGGCGTTTTACGCCACCTGCGACTCGCCCGCCGACAACGCCGGCTTCCTCTACAAGCGGGGCGAGCGGCACACAGCCTACCACCGGCGCTGGTTCGTGCTGAAGGGCAACATGCTCTTCTACTTCGAGGAGCGCGAGAGCCGCGAGCCGGTGGGCGTCATCGTGCTGGAGGGCTGCACGGTGGAGCTCTGCGACTCGGCCGAGGAGTTCGCCTTCGCCATCCGCTTCGGCGGCACCAAATCCCGCACCTACGTGCTGGCGGCCGAGAGCCAGGCTGCCATGGAGTCGTGGGTGAAGTCGCTGTCGCGGGCCAGCTTCGATTACATGCGCCTGGTGGTGcgggagctggagaagcagctggaggagatgcGCTGGGGACTGGCCGCTGGGCGCCCGTGCTGCCGGCACGCTCCTGCTGCCTGGAAGCCGCAGCCCTCGGGGATGGAGCAATCCCCGGAGAGGCTTCCAGCTCTGCCCGCCGTGCCGCCGAAGGAGAATGGCTGCGCGGTGTGGAACAACACTCCAGGCACCGACCGGCTGCCCGATGCCACCAGCTGTGAGGGCAGCGATGATGACACCAACCCGCGGCCACCGCCGTTGCCACCGCGCAGGCGGGCGTCCAGCGGCGAgccgggcagcgccggggcTGCCACAACCGAGAGCTGCTCCAATTTCTGCCGGCTCCACGAGCGGTACGGCCGGGAGGTGGCCCGGCTGCGGCAGGACTGGCTGGAGAGGCAGCGCGACCACCAGCCCTGA